CTGGGCTGGAAGATTGTCCACCTCCCCGGCCACACCTCCGGTCAGATCGGCCTCCTGCGGGACGGCGTGTTGGTCGCTGGGGACGCCGTGATTGGTGAGCGCCGCGGAGCGCACCTTCCCCGCGCTGCCTACAACGAGGACCATGGGGCGACGGTGGGCACCTTGCACCTCATAGCGGAGCTGGACTTGAGGACAATTCTGCCGGGTCACGGGGGTCCGCTCACTCCCGGGCAGATCCGGCAGCGGACGGGGCGTTCGCGGGAGGCTGAAGCTGCTCGTCACGTGACGAGCAACTGATCTCATGCCGAATCGAGAAGCTCGCCGATCTGCTGAAGGAGCTTTTCCACCTTGCGGCGGCGGGCGGCGTCGAGCCCGGCCAGCGTCTGGCGGTCGGCGAGGCGGCGTGCCACGACCTGAACGGGATCGGCCTCCTGTGGTCGGGGAGGGGAGACCTGCTCGCGCAGGGCCTGCACGGTCGCGCCCTCGACCGCCGCCCGGAGCAGTTCGGCCCGCCTCCCCGGGTCCGCTACCCGCCCAACGACAAGCGCCTTGCGGTAGTCCAGCCCCGCGCGCATGGCCTCCTGCACATCCTCCGGGAGGTTAAGCACGGCGGCGCGGTTCTTCACGAAGCTGCGCCAGGTTTCCCGCCCCAACGCGCTAAACATGGTGTCGAGCCGGGCGACGGCCTCGGGGTCCTCCTCCGGCCTGCGGTCGAGGGCGAAGAGCCGGGCGACCGCCTCGTTCGCGGGCACCCCCAGGGTCGAGGCCGCGACCTGGAGGCGGGCGCGCACCTCCTCCAGCACGTTCAGGTCCTCGCGTTGCAGGTTCTCCACCGCGGCGGCGAGTTGCGCCTGCGCGTCGGTGAGGTTGCGCAGCAGCACGGGCACCTCCGTCAGGCCCGCGAGCCGCGCGGCCCGCCAACGCCGTTCCCCCGCCACGATCTCGTACCGCCCGTCACCCAACGGCCGCACCAGCAGCGGCTGGAGGATGCCCTGCTCCCGCACGCTGCGGGCCAGTTCCTCCAGCCCCTCGGGGGAAAAGTGAACGCGCGGTTGAAAGGCCCCCGGCCGGAGGTCCGCCACGGGCAGGGTGGTCGCGGCGGGCTGGCCGAGCGCTTCCACGCCCTCCACCAGTCCGGTCAGCCGGGCGCCGATGGCGGGCCGGGCCTTGCGGCTCACGCCTTCACCCCGGGGATCTGCACGTTCAGGTGAGCCGCCCGTGCGATCTCCGCCGTCACCCGCAGCACGTCCTGGTGAACGGGGGAACCCGGCGCGTACACGCCCACCGGCTGCCCGGCACTCGCGCTGTCGTTCCAGACTGCCCCACGGTCGGGAATTGGGCTGGCGAGGGGGCGCAGCATTCCCTGAAGGGCGGCCAGTGCCTCCCGGTCGTGCGAGCGCCGCGCGTCGTACAGGGTGGGGACGTACAGCGCCACCGTGAGGTCGGGCCGCAGCTTGCGGTACGTCGCCATCGCCTCCGAGAGTCCCGCCAGCGCGTTCATGCCCTTCTGCCGGGTGGGGACGGGCACCACCAGATGGTCCGCCGCCAGCGCCCCCAGGATGGACAGTTGCCCCAGGCTGGGCGGGCTGTCGATCAGCACCACGTCGTACCGGCTTGTTACGAGCTGCAGCGCCTGGCGCAGGTGCAGATGCGCGCCCACCACGCCCATCATCTGTCCCTCCGCCAGGGCCAGGGACACGTCGCTGGGAATCAGGTCCAGGCCGTGCGCCGCAGTGGGGGAGGGGAGAGGATCGCCGCGCGTCGCGGTGTCGTACACCGTCTGCTCACGCGTGACGCCCGACACCCCCAGCCAGTCGGTCAGGTTGGCCTGTGGGTCGAGGTCCACGACCAATACGCGAAGCCCGGCCTGCGAGAACGTGTAGCCCACGTCGCGGGTCAGGCTGGACTTCATGACCCCTCCCGCATGATTGAAGAACGTCAGCGTCCGCATTTCTCCCAGCCTACATGGAAGAGCCTGCCTTTGCTCGTCACGTGACGAGCGGCAGGAAAGAGGCCCTTGGAGTGTCGGACAACTTGCGCCATTTCCAATAGACGGACCGACCAGGCGGTGGCAAGCTGTGGCCCGGGCAGCGGGCCGGAAGGGTCAGAGTTGGAAAGTTGAGGGAGCTGGCCTCTTCCCAGCCTGCCCCACCCGCCGCAGAGCGAGGAGCAGCAGTGGTTATACACGTTATTTACATAATTCTCCATCTTTCTTCTGCAAATAACAACAAAACAGGGTATCGGACAACTTGCGCCGTTTTCGGAGAGAGGAGTATCGGACAACTTGCGCCGTTTTTTTCACACCCCTGTCCCACACGTACTTTTTTCCGCTCTTTTTCCCAAATAAGGGGGTATCGGACAACTTGCGCCGTTTTGCTCAAAAGTATCGGACAACTTGCGCCGTTCGGGGGGGAGGTATCGGACGACTTGCGCCGTTTTCAAACTCTACCTATCGGACGACTTGCGCCAAAGGTATCGGACAACTCGCGCCGTTCGGGGGGGAGGTATCGGACGACTTGCGCCGTTTGACCCCCAAAACTATCGGACAACTTGCGCCAAACTATCGGACAACTTGCGCCGTTTGGGGGGTAAAACATCGTCCAGGACGCGCGGCGACCCGGCGCTTGTTGTTGACAACATATAATCTTTTAAAAGATAAAAAGATCTAGAAAACAACAAACAAGGGGTAACCGTGTCCGAAAAAGGAATCAAACGCTTCGACGAGCTCAACATCGCCCGGTTGAGCCTCATCAGCGTTCAGGAGCGGATCCCCCCGGACTACCGCGACTGGAGCGTGGAGCTGGAGGACGGCGACCGGCGCTACAAGGTGACCTGCCAGGCGATGCCCGAGTACGGCGTGCCCCACGGCATCGACACCGACATCAGCGCCGCCCTCGTGAACCTGTACATCGACCAGGGGGCTCCGGCCGACGGCAGCGTGACCTGCACGCCCTACCAGCTTCTCCAGATGGCGGGGCTGGACACCAGCGGGCGCTACTACGCCGCGCTCGACGAGAGTCTCAAGCGGCTGCTCACCACGAACTACTTCATCGCCGAGGGCTGGCGCGACCACCCCCGCAAACGCTGGACGAACGTGAACTTCCGCTACATCGACCGCCTGGAATTTTCGTCGGGCGAGGCCGAGCGGCTCGACGCTACCAGCATCCTGAAGATCACCCTGCCGCAGGAGATCGCCCGCAGCGTGCGCTCGGGGTACATCAAGCCGCTCGATCTGAGCTTCATGCAGACCCTCAAGCGGCCCCCCACCCGGGCGCTGTACCGCCTGCTCGACTCGCAGCGCCGCGACCCAGAGAACCCCGAGCAGGTGGCGATGTCGTACCAGGTGGGCCTGATGGAATGGGCCGAGGCCTGCAAGATTGTGACCGACCGGCCCAGCATGGCGCAGCGCACCCTGGACGCTGCCCACGAGGAACTGATCGAGAAGGGCTTCCTGAAAAGCGTCGAATACCTGGGCCGCGGCAAGAAAAAACTGTTGCACTACACCTTCGGCGAGGCCTTCATCCCGCCTGACCCGCTGCTCGTGCAGAGCCTCGCCGACCTCGGGATCACCCACACCCGCGCCCTGCAACTGGTGCGTGAGCACGGCGAGGCGAACGTGGAGGACACCCTGACCCGCTACCAGACCATCGTGGCCGGGGGGTACCGACCACGCAGCCGCCCCGCCTTCTTCGTGGACCTTCTCAAGAACCCGGAGAAGTATCAAGTTCCCGATGAGGCCGTAACGGCTCCAGAAGAGCCTAGGAAGGTCCAGCGAGGCAGAGGAAGGGGAGAGAGTACGGTCGAGGAGTTGGAGGGACCTTCACGGCCTTCTCAGGAGGAAGAGGAATCGGACGCCGACACCGCCCTGCGGGCCCTCCCCCGCGAGGTGCAGGTCGAGGAGGTCATGCGGACGCTGACATTCCTGCTCCGCAACGACCTGAAGGTGCCCGA
This window of the Deinococcus apachensis DSM 19763 genome carries:
- a CDS encoding ParB/RepB/Spo0J family partition protein translates to MSRKARPAIGARLTGLVEGVEALGQPAATTLPVADLRPGAFQPRVHFSPEGLEELARSVREQGILQPLLVRPLGDGRYEIVAGERRWRAARLAGLTEVPVLLRNLTDAQAQLAAAVENLQREDLNVLEEVRARLQVAASTLGVPANEAVARLFALDRRPEEDPEAVARLDTMFSALGRETWRSFVKNRAAVLNLPEDVQEAMRAGLDYRKALVVGRVADPGRRAELLRAAVEGATVQALREQVSPPRPQEADPVQVVARRLADRQTLAGLDAARRRKVEKLLQQIGELLDSA
- a CDS encoding replication initiator protein A, with protein sequence MSEKGIKRFDELNIARLSLISVQERIPPDYRDWSVELEDGDRRYKVTCQAMPEYGVPHGIDTDISAALVNLYIDQGAPADGSVTCTPYQLLQMAGLDTSGRYYAALDESLKRLLTTNYFIAEGWRDHPRKRWTNVNFRYIDRLEFSSGEAERLDATSILKITLPQEIARSVRSGYIKPLDLSFMQTLKRPPTRALYRLLDSQRRDPENPEQVAMSYQVGLMEWAEACKIVTDRPSMAQRTLDAAHEELIEKGFLKSVEYLGRGKKKLLHYTFGEAFIPPDPLLVQSLADLGITHTRALQLVREHGEANVEDTLTRYQTIVAGGYRPRSRPAFFVDLLKNPEKYQVPDEAVTAPEEPRKVQRGRGRGESTVEELEGPSRPSQEEEESDADTALRALPREVQVEEVMRTLTFLLRNDLKVPELDTLRLALDEGLEDPLDVKVWVLRAVTSGQRTAMIRDLRARLSLVPASPTGR
- a CDS encoding ParA family protein, encoding MRTLTFFNHAGGVMKSSLTRDVGYTFSQAGLRVLVVDLDPQANLTDWLGVSGVTREQTVYDTATRGDPLPSPTAAHGLDLIPSDVSLALAEGQMMGVVGAHLHLRQALQLVTSRYDVVLIDSPPSLGQLSILGALAADHLVVPVPTRQKGMNALAGLSEAMATYRKLRPDLTVALYVPTLYDARRSHDREALAALQGMLRPLASPIPDRGAVWNDSASAGQPVGVYAPGSPVHQDVLRVTAEIARAAHLNVQIPGVKA